One genomic window of Nevskiales bacterium includes the following:
- a CDS encoding cytochrome c — MRSLPWIVAALVLGAGTAQAGDAQAGKIKASTCMGCHGIPAYTNVYPTYHVPKLGGQSAEYIVSALKAYKSGERNHPTMHAQAASLSEQDMADIAAYLSQAPKAK; from the coding sequence ATGCGATCCCTGCCGTGGATCGTCGCCGCCTTGGTATTGGGTGCGGGCACGGCCCAGGCCGGGGACGCGCAGGCCGGCAAGATCAAGGCCAGCACCTGCATGGGCTGTCATGGCATCCCGGCCTATACCAACGTGTATCCGACCTATCACGTGCCGAAGCTCGGCGGCCAGTCTGCCGAGTACATCGTCAGCGCGCTGAAGGCCTATAAGAGCGGCGAGCGCAACCATCCGACCATGCATGCTCAGGCCGCCTCGCTCAGCGAGCAGGACATGGCCGACATCGCGGCCTATCTCAGCCAGGCCCCCAAGGCCAAGTAA